A genomic region of Brachyspira pilosicoli contains the following coding sequences:
- a CDS encoding HdeD family acid-resistance protein, with protein MGKLGRVLWLVFGILLIISGIATIFNPAETVLLLAYIIGFLTIFSGISTIFYFFSLRHLSSSLLILADGIISTICGIIIISNLTISGAFIPYMVSFFVIVRGVIAISSSIELKKEGYSKWGLSLFSGVLTLLAGIVLAFNPILGAVYVSVVIGVGLILYGIVTLQLWFAYGNFFRD; from the coding sequence ATGGGTAAATTAGGAAGAGTTTTATGGTTAGTATTTGGTATATTACTTATTATATCAGGCATAGCTACTATATTTAATCCGGCTGAAACAGTATTGTTGTTAGCATATATAATAGGCTTTTTAACAATATTTTCTGGTATAAGCACTATATTTTATTTTTTCAGTTTAAGGCATTTATCAAGTTCACTTTTAATTTTAGCAGATGGTATAATATCAACTATATGTGGTATTATAATCATATCTAATCTCACAATCAGCGGTGCATTTATACCATATATGGTTTCATTTTTTGTAATAGTGAGAGGAGTTATTGCTATATCTTCTTCTATAGAATTAAAAAAAGAGGGTTACAGTAAATGGGGACTCTCATTATTTAGCGGAGTATTAACTTTATTAGCTGGAATTGTGTTAGCATTCAATCCTATACTTGGAGCTGTTTATGTTAGTGTAGTTATTGGAGTTGGTTTAATACTTTATGGTATTGTTACTTTGCAGCTTTGGTTTGCTTATGGTAATTTTTTTAGAGATTAA